DNA from Triticum aestivum cultivar Chinese Spring chromosome 7D, IWGSC CS RefSeq v2.1, whole genome shotgun sequence:
AGGAGCGGCTCGAGCCGCCACCACTCCCCTCCTCTGGATCGAGTCCGCCTTGGTCGCACGtctgccggccgccgcctcctcccagcTCACGGCCTTAGACTTCTccgtcggccgccgcctcctcgcggcTGCAGCCCCGCGACTTCTCCGCCGGCCGCCACCATCGATCCTTTCCTCTGGTTGGAGACGGTCCGACGTCCAGATCGGGACGTCCGTCTCCTGATTCGGTGCCCTCGATCGGGGCACTCTTGCTCGTGCTCGTCCTCTGGATCGAGCGCCCTTGCCGCCGCTGCTTCTTGTGGTTTCGGCCGCTGGTGCTTTGCCTCGCGCGTGAGTGCTGGCTGCTTGCCTCGCGCGTGAGTGCCTTTTGGGCTGATTGCATGCTGCGTGCACGTCTGCCTTTTGGGCTGATTATGTTGGTTGTCCCTTAgtgcaaaaaaatagagaaaaagaaaaaaaagaaaaaaaagagaaaaaactgATATGGCGTTTACGCCACGCTTGCATTTCCATCGCTGCCTGCAGACTCCCAACGGTGTTCCGTATATTGATCCCATCTCGCACGTGCGTCGTCGCTTGGTTCTTGGTGCTCGTCCGTGTGTGACGTTGTCCTCTACAGCGTCTTCAGTAGGTTGTGATGGTCGGTATTCATCGACTCTTCTCGCGGATTTCACCCGCGATGGTGCTGCCTGCTCTACACCGACTCCTCTCGCAGTTTTCGCGCGCGGCGGTGATCACTCTACGCCGACTCCTCTCGCGGCTTCCGCGGACGGCGGTGACCGCTCTACGTCGACTCCCCACGTGGCTTCCACATGTGGCTCTATGTCGACTCGCTACTCTCGGTCAACTCTACATGCGGCATCCACGGGTGGTGGCGACTGCTCATCGTCCTCAGATGTTTCTACGTCGATCTCTTCTACCGAAGCTTCTGTCGTGTCCCTGTCTGCGCATGAGATTGCACAGCTGTGATGCTTGCTTGATGCTTGGGACTCTTCACCGATAGTTTCTGCAGGTTCTGTGACTAACTTTTCTggcattgagaaaccaccttcaactcattcaggtacatccccatggattCTTGATACTGGAGCGTCTTTTCATATGACGTATGATTCTTTCACTTTGACCTCCGTTCGACTTGTCGAGTCTCCTGTTCGTGTTCTTACGGCTGATGGCACTCCCCTCCCTGTAGCTAGTCGAGGCACTCTTAGCACTTCTTCATTTCATGTTCCCTCTGTCGCTCATGTTCCTCGGCTTACCATGCAACTCATTTCtggtggtcagattgttgactctagttgtaGGGTCATTCTCGACTTTGATTCGTGTTCTATTCAGGATTGTCGCACGGGTGCTCTGCTTGGTGCTGTCCCTCGACGCTCTGATGGTCTATGGGAGCTTGACTGGCTTCGtcttccctccgctgccaccgccgccagtcTTGCAGCCCCTGTAGCTGCATCTACCAGCTCTTTTTagcagtggcatcatcgtcttGGCCATTTATGTGGTTCTCGTCTCTTGTCTTTGGTTCATCGCGGTGTTCTGGGGTCTGTCTCCGGTAATGCTTCATTGGATTGTCTGGGTTGTAGACTTGGTAAGCAGATTCAACTGCCCTACCCTCACAGTCAGTCAGTGTCCGAGCGTCCTTTTGATCTCGTtcactctgatgtttggggtccggtgtcggtgtcaaaaccggcagatctcgggtagggggtcccgaactgtgtgtctaaagatcgaaggtaacaggagacagggacgcgatgtttacctaggttcgggccctcttaatggaggtaataccctacttcctgcttgattgactttgatgagtataggggttagaagagttgatctacctcgagatcgtaatgtccaaaccctagatgtctagcctgtatgattatgatttcctctatggactaaaccctccggtttatatagacaccggaggggcctagggttgtacagagtcggtttacagagaaagaaatcttcatatccaaacgccaagtttgccatccacgcaaaggagagtcccatccggacatgggggaaagCCTTCCgtattgtatcttcatggcccatcagtccggcgcacgtcacatagcccggacgcccagggaccccctaatccaggactccctcagtagcccctgaaccatgcttcaatgatgatatgtccggcgcgcagattgtctttggcttgcaaggcgggttcctccttcgaacaCTTCAAAGCTGTTGATTAACAAGAACTATATCTGGCTCTGTTTAACAGTTACTACCCCCCATCGCAAGGGCATAATACTTAATCAAAGAATCACGTTATGTCTTCACTGACAGTTTGCTGATGGGACGTTACGTCTGGCCACTTCATTATTTTGAATCGTTTTTTGACCCCCCCGTTTCACGTTTCGAGACGCAGCCTccggtgacacgtcttgtcaaagcagagatcgtgtccccttattacgggattctcatcaatgcgggcttgggaaatccaaccgtgtcgttcgcatgaccccttgggaataggcgagctttaaggcttgtgggggacgcttgatattcactgcctttataaggagataaagaTCCCCCTTTTtaccccatgccttcttcttcctcagcccatccgccctagagctccagcgcccaagcttcaatcctTTCCGTCCCCCGCAAACattccagtcatgtccggatctggagcgcagggcaaatggatggcctcctccgtcacagaggggaaCATCCAGGAGCTCCGGGGAGCGGggtacctagccaaggaaatcgcccaccgactTCCTGCCAAAAAGCATattgtccccactccggagcccaatgagagggtagtattcatcccccatttccttcgcggactaggatttccccttcatcctttcgtccacggtttcatgttttactacgggctagatttccatgatctagccccgaattccttcctcaacatttcggcggtCATCGTCGTATGCGTGGCATTCCTCCGCATTcacccccccacttcggcctatggctcaaggtcttcaatgtgaagccgaaagtggtggatggccaacacgcggagtgtagaggcgccatggtgagcaagcttcccaatgtcacctggcccaagggTACCTTCGTGGAGGCCGTGAAgggatggcagcaggagtggttctatgtcaTGAAACCTCGTGACTCCACATGGGCCGCTCCTTCCGAGTTCAAGTCCGGGCCTCCAATGCGGCtgacatcctggctcaacaagggcctggaccGGGCGTCATCCGATGAGGTGATGACGCTGCAGAAGTGCGTCAAGAGTATGGTAGACAAGAATACCAGTCTTGCCAGCGTGATCTAGgtaatgctctttcgccggattctcccctgccaacgccggactcagtatatgtgggagttcgacccggccagtcCCCGGACACTGTAGTGGTTCTTCGGCAcgaagcacgaagacatgtggaagctgcttttcaagaccCAAAAGACGCGGCCGAAAATGACCGAAGACCTTGGCCTCGACTGCACTCACGCAGCGACTCCCGTAAGTTTTCTGATAACCTTATTTTGTAAATCCAAGGAGCATACCGAGCTTTCTATTCTTTccacagggctggacgaagaaggcggagcggattcactgtCCGGATCTGCTACCCGAGGACCCAGCCATTCCTCTgttgacgaggatgctggtcccggcgccgtaccaggcaccggaaaagaaggccaaaaagaagagcaaggaggccaagggtggcctccgccgtaaaggcgcttcggacatagtgtccgaagacaccgaaactctctcctctcatgacgaagatgaagagggggaggaagagagcaattccccccttaaggggggaaagaagaagagggcggcttccgtAGATCTAGATAAgaaggcgtccaagaaagggagaatcTCCCTTACGGATGATTTCGAGACGGACGCCGATGACGTCCACGAGTGGCGCCCCAGGCCaaagcccctggccggatcgtaagtattCAAAGGTACTGTATATATATCCGGTTTTTCGCCTTGTGGTTTTAACACGTTGAATTGCGTGCTGCAGCCCGGCTCGTGACctcccccagcgatcctcatcttctgggaattcgctgggtccgaacatgatggagagcgagtcacctTCGCCAGCCTCCCCCCCACTGCTACggataacaccgaggtgttgtcccgaaggacccttccGGGTCAGGGAGAGGTGCGGGAAGCCGCCAAGACGGCGCCAAAGGGTGATACCCCTACTGCCGAGAACATGGGGACCGACCCCATGGAGACTGGAGACAGGGGCCATGTCCAATTTGGCCCCCAACCAAATGTCATTTTGGAGACCCACACGGCTCCGGAGTCAGATgagcagcctccttcaaaagaagggggcgcgcccactccaccggcgacctctgtcaatCTGCAGGCGCCGGACACTTTGGTGGGAGCGCTTCAGAGCGTCGTCATTGTGGAAGAACATCGTACCcatacggtggttgaaaaggttcggtccgctaaaAGTGGATTGAATGAGGCCTACACTAGCCTTCTGAGAGTCTTTGAGGTATGTGATATAATGCTTTTCAGCTATAGAAGaggaatgcctgtgtatagatagtagcccctgagactctgttcggtgttcgcaaagaaaggccgaacagaggatctaatAACTCATGCAAGAGATTAACATACATATCTATTTGAACAAACAGGTTGCGATGCAGGCGTCAGCTAACCATGCCGCCGAGGCGTTCGAGCTGAGGCAGAAGTTAGAGGCaaagcaaggtatgtgataccgAAACACGTCTGAAATGATATCAACTTTGATTTGTTATTTGAATGAGTTTTATAATTATGCTCATAGCTGACGcatctgaggtcgagaccctcaagagcgtgctggccgaagccaagaaggaggcgaaGGAGGAACGAGCCGCCCGCCTGAAACATGAATCaagggtggaggaagtccagcaagagctcaaggatgctataagcaaatgtgagCCCTTAGAGCACAAGATTTCAGATCAAaattccgaacttgctaaggccctccaaagtACACAGGAGGCCCgagttgaagcccaaggcgccctccgcGAGATCCAAGAGGCAAAGCAGATCGCGtctggtaaggcctttaatatgcagagGAAATTTGTCAGGAGAAGGTACATCTTACTGACCcaggtttggagttctccaggagcgtttgcggatctgccctggagtgttgctgatgctgcggagttcttccgagccgaagaaggagcTCCACTGAGAAGCTGTGCTGGTCgtagtaccttgcgccagagcatccagtgcccctcagcgatcagttgaaacagttgaccgaactgcataggatggccggattggccatgagggattttataatccgtctttggcctgccgaacccatacccagcagttacttcgggtttgtgaagcggctggtcaatgcctccccccggcttgatgccataaagcggtcggtctgtatcgaaggtgcgcggatggccttcgcccgtgtcaaagtgcagtgggccaagatgaatgccgtcaagctcgcaactgagggaccgcccgcaggcaaagagcaccgcacgccggagcggtatttcgatgacgtcctggagggatcccgcattgtagagggccagtgttcgaaggacatcatttttgaatgaatgtatccatGTTGTCCAAtctttgtattatgaaacaaggcttatgtatgatatgTTGTTTGTTTTACTTTAaaatgtttcctcctgtgcggccgtttacggtatctgagagttggccagtcgtcggcttcagcccctatgtaggtagtacgagggtgttcgggatagcatctaaacacacttgacccaacgacttggtccttgaaggaggtgttagtgcggcgaaccaggcaatcggactatgtggctttatcactctcacttagccataggagtttgacaatgggagtgtaggcgcaacccctagtattattcgattatccgaacttgggtgttGTAAATGCCCGACCAGATGAAGTCCGGTCTGATGCgtgatgcggaaaaaatcgcaaaagatttatacttagtcaccgaatagctaaccagctctcgccgcatcatgacagtcagtttttggctttctctactgaggtgtttgtccggatgaaccagaaacacaatcgcagtagttctccctttactaccttagccgaacaagcggagcGTAAggcagtaaccacaggagccgggcaacccaactattgaccaaagacatgattcgtagccgatgcatataatgctatattcgggacgccgaattgtaCTATGTTCGGACTTATTTTATGTTTAAGAAATGTACGTGGCTCAATAGAGCCCCTGGGATTTAAGTCGTACCGAGATGTACATGACGATCGGACGAAAAAAACAGGGAAATGCAGATTAAGAAATAAGCCAGTGCCGTATAGGTTGAGCTAGAAACTGTTttcattatagtctgattgatatgtcaaaacgtatttgtataaataatgcgataagcaacaaggctattttacatgccgagcacaaGGAAAAGCTGTATACGGGTCCTGAAAACGGACGAGGTGATCTTTAAAGACCCTTTAGGTACTCTGCCACGCGTCTACGCTGCTTTTCTCCTTGGCGTGTTATCCATCGAAAGGATCAACGAGCGGGTTTTCATCATGGGCCCCGAAAAGGGCCCTTGGTACCGTCGAAAGGTGATGTGGTTTGCAGGGAACCTGGAAAAATATAAAATAAGAGAAAGGAAATATGAGGATCCGGATAGGGTCTAGAcgtattgtggactttatctttactatgcctccatctttgcccatggtatctttagtgcgtagttatgtacgcgtggcacatatGCTGCAATTCGGTTGGGGctaagacggaggccgaattgctaatcgagctcctgacgagctggactgttgtgctgcggggtagtccggactcgtttgatagtgtccgggggcttggctGCCGATGTAATAgctggcttgataaggccgccttGTACCTCCGCTGCTAGGGCCGCGGTgcgctcctcagtatggagggagcgttccatgtttccattgactgttatgacaccgcgtggtctgggcatcttgagtttgagataggcatagtgtgggaccgcattgaagcgagcgaacgcagttcgtccgagcagtgtgtggtagccacttcggaaagggacgatgtcgaagatcaagtcttcgcttcggaagttgtccggcgaaccgaagacgacctccaatgtgattgagcccgtgcagcgggcctctataccaggtattactcctttaaagatagtcttggtgggtttgattcttgatggatcaatacgCATCTTGCGGAttatgtcctgatagagcaggttaaggctgctgccgccgtccatgaggactcgcgtaaggtggaatccatcaataattgggtcgaggaccagtgcagcCGAACCTTcgtgacggatgctggtcggatggtgtcgtggaattgtcacggcagatgtccttagtgtcaggacttagtcgcgaggccaacgcatctatgtggtagcttgagaggggttgagcggaatcgagagacgcaacacaagacaaggatttagatagcttcgggcctcgggaaacatcatccggtaacaaccctacatgctgtttgaggctaggtctcattatgatcaccggagagtcgccgggaaccggctctcggtgtctagccctatcgattgtttcttgtcccctcttggggtgccccgcccctccttatataagctgaaggggcgggttacatgtagagtccaactcggacttaagatttAACCTTCCTTTgacgtctcaccatgggcttcttaacgtcttgggcttcttacaatctggcttacgatctgacttaccatctggcttacgatctgacttaccatctggcttacgatctgacttaccatctggcttaccatctggcttaccgtctggcttacgatctggcttaacatgtgccgggttacatgactgtgtctgccgggttacatgactgtgtctgccgggttacaatgCTCAACTTGTTCCCGCGAACTTAACCTACTTAACTGTTCCTGCCGGCTTATAGTCTGCCGGGTCATTAATGAAACACCCAATCCTAGCCGGGTTAtatctccagccgggtcatactgcggggtatatcc
Protein-coding regions in this window:
- the LOC123170362 gene encoding uncharacterized protein isoform X1, translating into MGTDPMETGDRGHVQFGPQPNVILETHTAPESDEQPPSKEGGAPTPPATSVNLQAPDTLVGALQSVVIVEEHRTHTVVEKVRSAKSGLNEAYTSLLRVFEVAMQASANHAAEAFELRQKLEAKQADASEVETLKSVLAEAKKEAKEERAARLKHESRVEEVQQELKDAISKCEPLEHKISDQNSELAKALQSTQEARVEAQGALREIQEAKQIASGAFADLPWSVADAAEFFRAEEGAPLRSCAGRSTLRQSIQCPSAIS
- the LOC123170362 gene encoding uncharacterized protein isoform X2 is translated as MGTDPMETGDRGHVQFGPQPNVILETHTAPESDEQPPSKEGGAPTPPATSVNLQAPDTLVGALQSVVIVEEHRTHTVVEKVRSAKSGLNEAYTSLLRVFEVAMQASANHAAEAFELRQKLEAKQADASEVETLKSVLAEAKKEAKEERAARLKHESRVEEVQQELKDAISKCEPLEHKISDQNSELAKALQSTQEARVEAQGALREIQEAKQIASGQRQVFYLCIVTGIFLDNRGSELGGVHGWDDR